The genomic segment CCCAGGCAAAGCATTGTGTTTTCGAGTCACTAAAAATCAAGCCCATCCGGTCAAGAAAAAAATCGAAGTCAGCATTATCATCAAACATTTTTTTGCGGGCTATCCCCCTGCCTATAATATGATGTAACGCTCCCGGCCCATCTATGCGTGCTTTTCGTGGCATAAAATCCTAATATTATCTAATAATTGATCTGTCAACTTATATTCTGACGTACGTCCCCTGTATCCTTATAAGATGCCTTCTTGCCGAGGTTTACAATTTTGAACAATGGATTTTGAACAATTTAAAGAATTGATTTCCTTTACTTCAGGCCCGCTTTGCGCAGTGCGTCTGTTACGAGGTCAACTTGAGATTTATCCTTGAAAGGGAGTGTCCTTCCATACTGCTCCAAAGAAAATGTTGGCCTTATCTTAAGAACCTGGGCAGCCGCTGTGTGTGCCTCCTCTTCCCGTCCCGTTAAGATGCATGTGACAGCGAGCGCTATCTGGGCAAGCTGACTCATGGGGTTTCGCTCTACCGCTTTCTTGGCATGTTGGAACGCATCCTCATACCGGCCAACGACACGGTAAGCCATGCTTGACATAACAAAAGATTGGGCTATGGAGGGATTCAGGCGTACCGCCCTCTCAAGCAGTGGAAGCGCCTCCTCATGCTTTCCTGAATAGGCTAGGGCAAGTCCGCAATTGTTGATGACGGAATAAGAATTCGGATCAAGGACCAATGCCCGCTCAGCCTGAGAAACCGCCTTGTCGTATTGTAGTGTCATGGCAAAAAGATAAGCCAGAACACCTTGCGCAGTGGCATCCGATTCATCCGGGGAAACGCCTATAGCGCTTACATAAATTCACCCGT from the Deltaproteobacteria bacterium genome contains:
- a CDS encoding tetratricopeptide repeat protein translates to MTLQYDKAVSQAERALVLDPNSYSVINNCGLALAYSGKHEEALPLLERAVRLNPSIAQSFVMSSMAYRVVGRYEDAFQHAKKAVERNPMSQLAQIALAVTCILTGREEEAHTAAAQVLKIRPTFSLEQYGRTLPFKDKSQVDLVTDALRKAGLK